In Mesotoga infera, the DNA window CATCGTCGTTATCTTCAAGAATGTCGAGAAGCTTGAAGAGCTTACCGGCATCTGAACCCTCAACTTTCAGCGTGTTGCTTGGAATGTAACTCATATCGTAAGACAATGAATAGCCGTTCTCCTCAAGGGCAGTCTTTACATCCGATACGGAGTCCGGAGAGGTAACTATCTCAATTGGATCTGCTTCGTCCTTTATATCCTCGGCCCCTGCCTCTATAGCAAGAAGCTGAAACTCTTCGAGATCAGAAATCTGTTCTTTTGCTACGGTAATTATTCCCTTTCTTTCAAACATCCAACTCACTGCGCCGCTTTCGGCCATCGAGCCTCCGTATTTCGAAAGCGTGTGCCTAATTTCCTGAGCGGTTCTGTTCTTATTATCAGTAAGACATCTTATCAGAAGTGCAACACCGCCTGGGGCGTATCCTTCGTAAAGAGCCTCAGAGAACGACTGGCCTTCGAGTTCCCCTGCGCCTTTCTTGATTGCTTTTTCCATCGTGTCTTTAGGCATATTTGCTGCTCTCGCCTTTTCTATAGCTGTCCTCAAAGAGGTGTTGGTGTTTGGATCAGAACCACCCTCTCTTGCCGAGACCATAAGCTCTCTAATGATCTTCGTGAAAACCTTTGATCTCTTGGCGTCTTGAGCGCCCTTTCTGTGCTTGATATTTGCCCACTTGTTATGACCGGACATATCATATCCCTCCTATTTCATCCAGAATATTTGAAGTATTTTTCCCACGAAGTTGCCCTTCTTCCACAAAAACAATTACCCCTTCATGAGAAGCGGTGCCTTCTTTCGACAAAATCTTTAGCATTTCCTCCGCTGGAACCATTGAGTCTACTGGCTGAGAATATTTTACCATATAGACAGTTTTCAAGGTGGTCACTGAGATATCCTGAAACACGTCTCCTGCCAGGTAATCTCTTTGCCCGCTCTTGGTCTTTTTTTTGACTTCAGCGCCTGCATCATAGAGATTAGGATCATAGAGGTCTTTAGGAAGTAGGAGAACCATTCTGTAGGCATCGATGAAATCTTCAATTCTTTTGTGTTCGGAAGACAGATACCATGACGATAGAGCGCGAAGGGTATAATTGGCTGTGGAGTTCAACAGACTCATGGGATTACTGCATT includes these proteins:
- a CDS encoding YebC/PmpR family DNA-binding transcriptional regulator, which produces MSGHNKWANIKHRKGAQDAKRSKVFTKIIRELMVSAREGGSDPNTNTSLRTAIEKARAANMPKDTMEKAIKKGAGELEGQSFSEALYEGYAPGGVALLIRCLTDNKNRTAQEIRHTLSKYGGSMAESGAVSWMFERKGIITVAKEQISDLEEFQLLAIEAGAEDIKDEADPIEIVTSPDSVSDVKTALEENGYSLSYDMSYIPSNTLKVEGSDAGKLFKLLDILEDNDDVQEIYDNSDIDEAEMEALAEQMG
- a CDS encoding DUF2344 domain-containing protein; the protein is MNNKRLIVRFCCGGLMRFLSHQETVTAIERTIRRSGLPISFTQGFHPRIKVSYSPAIPTGVASLAHYVLLETDEKCSNPMSLLNSTANYTLRALSSWYLSSEHKRIEDFIDAYRMVLLLPKDLYDPNLYDAGAEVKKKTKSGQRDYLAGDVFQDISVTTLKTVYMVKYSQPVDSMVPAEEMLKILSKEGTASHEGVIVFVEEGQLRGKNTSNILDEIGGI